CGTGAGACAATTACTTCGCTTTTGGAATAAAAAATATAACATTCCTCTTGATTATAACAGCGATATGTGGGCTATAAGCAAAAAGGCACTATCAGGCAAAAGCGGAATATTCACTCATGTTTCGGTACGCAAAGACAAAAGCGACTGCCATCCGCAAATAGAATTAATTGAACTTTTAAAAACTTTAAAATAAATTATTATGAAATATAAATTACTTACAGTATTTATTGCATTGCTATTCATAAGTACAATTGCAATCTTGGGCTTATTGAAACTTTATAATTCTGAAAAAGCAGAACGCAAAAGATTTTCAGACAACTATACTGCTATACTAACCGATAAAGCAAAACAGCAGGAATTAACTTTTAAGGAATTAAAAACACTTTATCCGAAATATGACAGCATTGCAAAAGAATTAAGCATTAAAACAAAAAACATAACAAATATTATTGAAACACGCTATCGTTTCAGAGATACCATAATAACAAAAAATATTCTGAAAAAAGATAGTATTTCAGAAAAGCGTTATTTTTCGGTAAATGCAAAGTGTTACAGTATTTCAGGATATGTAAATAGAGATACTATTGCAGTATCTAAAAAAGAACTGAACGACAATCTTATTACATTTCTGTACAAAGATTGGCAACACAGATATTTCTTCAATCTGTTCAGAACAAAACCATTTTACACAGCAAAAACTTATAGCGAATGTATGCACGATACTGTAAGCATTTCAAAAAATATAAAAATAATCAAACATTGAAAAATTAAAAGATTATTATGAAAAAGGTTGTTGTTATAGGAGTTTCATTATTATTTCTTTGGGAATTACTCAAAAACAATGACAATGTAAATTCCGAAACAAAGAAAAACAGAAAAATTATTTTCTTTAAAAATGACGAATTAGAGGGACTTGGCGCAATAACAAAAAACGGCTCATCAATAATTATTCCTGCGGTAAAAGATTCATTCTACAAAACAAATGATTTACCTGTACTGAAAACAACACTCTCAAAAATAAGCAACAATTATTATAAAGAATTAACCCAAACAGAAAAGCTGACAAATGTACCGGCACCGCTCATATTATCATATCTGTTTGCAGAAAGTGCAGGAAAGAAAGATACAATCAGCAAATCGGGTGCAGTCGGTTTAATGCAGTTGAAACCAACAGCAGCAGCAAGTATCATATATCTTGAAAATAAAAAGAAAAGATTATCAGAACAGGAAAAAGCAATAATAGTAAAGCATATCGGACAAGACAGATTTAATAAAATTATACGAATGAAAAATATGTCTGAAATAACTCCCGATATGATTACAAAAAATGATTTGTTCATACCCGAATTAAATATTTTAATCGGAGCAATTTACTTGGGTTTGCTGATTGATGAACACACAGAGAATAATAAAATACGACTTGACAAAGTAACAATGAGATATAACAGGGGGTATTTTTTTAAGCCCAAAGGAATAAACGAAATAGAAACATTAATTCAAGCAAAGAAATTAAGTCCTGAAACTTACGCATACATACTGAAAATAACAGGAAAGAACGGGCTTTTGGAAATGCAGCAAGCATGAATTAATTTGAAAATGTGTCAATTTGAAAATGATAAAAAAATAAAAAGTGAGTGAATATAAACATAACGAAAAAGAATTATCTTTTGTTGATTATATTGAGCAGGATATTTTCAATCGGGTAAAGCACAATAAGAAATCCGTTGAGAAACTCGCTTTAAAATTCGGTATTGCAAATAAAAATCTTACTAAGGAACTCACAGAACTTGCCATTGTCCGCATTGCACGAAGTATTGCACAAAATAAAGAATTAACATCAAAGGAAAAATATTTTCAGATAGTTGATTTATATAATAATCAGGTTAATCTTTCACACCGCACAAGCGAAAGCATTTTATTACAGCAATACAGCACACCTGCACCAATCGGATATTTAGCGGGATTGTATGTTTTGGGTTCGGAAGGATTAAGCGGACACGGATATAAAATGTTCAGAAAAGCTGCAATGAGTGATGCTGAATTTAAAAGAAAGTGGGGAGTAAAACCGGGCAAAACATACCATCCACAAAAACAACAGGATTATTCTGCAAATAAACAATACTTTGAACCGAGTGCAGGAAACGGATTGCTAACGATTGTTTTTGAACCGCAGGATGTTGTTGTGAACGAACTTGACGACATAAGAAACGCAAACCTGCAAACACAGGGTTTTGCTGAAGTTCACAGATTTGATGCAACAAAAAATATTGCAATAGAAAAGAATTTTTACAGAATATTTGACGGAATAATAACAAACCCGCCTTTCGGTTCACTTGACAAAGAAGTGATATTCGGAGAAAAAACTGACAGATTTCCAATCAAAACACTTGACCATGTTATGTGTCTTCGTGCATTGGATTGTATGAACGAAAGAGGCAGGGCAGCAATGATTATCGGAGGTCATACAAAGTGGGACGAGTTGGGAAGAATACAGGCAGGGAAAAACAGGATTTTCTTTAATTATTTATACAGATATTATTATGTTGATGATGTTATAAATATTGACGGACACAGATTATACAGCCGTCAGGGAACTGCTTTTGATGTCCGGCTTATACTTATAAACGGCAGAAAATACCTTTCAGAAGGAGTTGCACCACTAAAACAATCACATGACACAACTGTTTATTCTTTTGAGGAACTTTGGGAAAGAGTGATGCTGTCAATGCCAAAGAATGAAAGCAATCAGGAAATAAAAGAAAGATTATATAAAAAAATGGATTTGATGTTAAACCTGAAATTACAAAAAGCAAGATTAGATTTATTAAGCATGGGTAATGTTTTGGGAGAAATAAAGGACTGGAAAGGCGATGCAAACAGCGTTTTTAAAACATTGGCAGCGAGCAATCATTCAAAAGGGAAAAGGGAAAAGCATGATTTTTACGCAACCGAACCAAAGGCAGCCGAATTACTCCTGAAACTCGAAAAATTCTCAACAGATATATGGGAATGTGCCTGTGGCGAGGGACATTTAAGCAAGGTTTTTGAGAAAGCAGGATATAAAGTAAAAAGCACTGACTTAGTTGAAAGGGGTTTTGGTAAAGGCGGAGTAAATTTTTTATCAGAAAATATTAAAGAATGGAACGGAGATATTATAACAAACCCACCTTATAAGTATGCAACAGAATTTATAGAAAAAGCATTGCAGATTATACCCGAAAATAAAAAAGTTGCAATGTTTTTAAAACTATTGTTTTTAGAGGGCAAAGAGAGAAAAGAATTTTTTAAAAAATATCCACCAAAAACAATTTATGTTTCATCATCAAGATTACTGTGTTCAAAAAATGCTGCATTTAAAGAAGAAAGAGACATCAGAGTTGTGGCTTATGGCTGGTTTGTTTGGGAAAAAGGATATAAAGGAACAACAACAATAAAATGGTTTAACTGATATAAAATAAAATTTAAAATGAATATAGAAGAAAAAATACAACAAATCGTTGATAATTTCAAAGACATACACAAATACATAACATTTGAAAAAGGCACAGGTTCGATATATTATGATATTCTGTCTGAATTATCTGAAAAAGAATTTAAAGAATTACAGAAAGCAGCATTAAAAGAAAATATTGTGATAATCCACGATAAAAAACAGAAGCAATTCCGAGTTACAAATAATAATTTGGGTTACATAATAAACAGCAAC
This genomic window from Bacteroidales bacterium contains:
- a CDS encoding DUF6549 family protein is translated as MKYKLLTVFIALLFISTIAILGLLKLYNSEKAERKRFSDNYTAILTDKAKQQELTFKELKTLYPKYDSIAKELSIKTKNITNIIETRYRFRDTIITKNILKKDSISEKRYFSVNAKCYSISGYVNRDTIAVSKKELNDNLITFLYKDWQHRYFFNLFRTKPFYTAKTYSECMHDTVSISKNIKIIKH
- a CDS encoding transglycosylase SLT domain-containing protein produces the protein MKKVVVIGVSLLFLWELLKNNDNVNSETKKNRKIIFFKNDELEGLGAITKNGSSIIIPAVKDSFYKTNDLPVLKTTLSKISNNYYKELTQTEKLTNVPAPLILSYLFAESAGKKDTISKSGAVGLMQLKPTAAASIIYLENKKKRLSEQEKAIIVKHIGQDRFNKIIRMKNMSEITPDMITKNDLFIPELNILIGAIYLGLLIDEHTENNKIRLDKVTMRYNRGYFFKPKGINEIETLIQAKKLSPETYAYILKITGKNGLLEMQQA